The sequence TAGAATTTCTTGAAGTTTACAATGTACTATGTTCTTACATAACTATCCCCTCTCATTTTGAAGTGATAGGTTCCGTCTAAGACAACTTTGATAACTGGATGAGGTCTTCTTTAGTTTAATGCTAACTTACTTTAAGATCTAATTAGGTCATTGGCTTTAGCTTTTCAAAGCATCAAGTCTCCTAATCTGACTCCACATGGGTAAACACTTTGGTTATAAAGCTTGGCTATCACTTTTTTATATCTTAGTACCCTTAAGTGTCATCTACTCTAACCACATTGATTAGGTTGAGTTTGGCCCAAAGTCCTTCGAAGATTTTCTCATCAAAATTCTCGAACCCGAGATATTCAAAAGACTATCTCATATGACAAGATAGCTTTGGTACTAAAGGCTAGGTTGAATGGTGACTCTTAATCTAATTTTAGGTGTCATCCAAGAGAGCCATAAGATACTCGGTATCTCATCTACCCAAGTGTCTTTTTCTCTATAATCCTCTTTTTTAACCCTTCGAGAATGGTTCGATTAGTGACCTTGACAAGACTATTAGTATGAGAATGAGCTATCGATTTGATCTCCATCTAAAGCGGGTGATGATATTCTTCTATATGAATTCTTTGACTTGCTTCTCAGCGATCGATGCCAGTGGCTTAGCTTccacttattttataaaatagtcAACTACAATGATAAAAAACTTTTACTAGCTTGAGGATAGTGGAAAGGGCTCGAGGATGTCCATGCTTTACTAAGTGAAGGGCTACCCACAATTGATTAGACTCGAAGGGATTATCGGTTGATGTTATATCCATACATACCTTGAGCACATATCGCATTTTTAGGCATAGGCTATCACATCCTTGCACAGCGTCAGCTAGTAGATACCTTACTAaagtatcttgaaaatgatagttCATACACTAATATACTCCATGTGTATACCCTCATACACCTCGACTAACACCCTCCCGACCTCCCAAGGTGTTAGACATATAAGAAATGATTAATTAAAAAACTTACAATGTAAGTAATTAATTGGGCAATACTATGCTTGATGCTGCTTGACTCTTGATGCCAACATGGGATCACTCGAAAGTGTTCATGAATTTTGTATATCAAGCTTGGCTCTTCCCCGATCGTAGCCATGTCATGCATGTCTATAGTTTAAGCTGAAAGCATCTCGATTAGTGATCGACCATCTCTCACATCTTGAGTCAAAGCTAACCTAACAAGTACATTTACTTGGGTATTATGTTCATAGGGAACCTACAACACATTAAGTCTAGAGAAACTGATATTAGTTTATAAACTTTGACAAGATATATTATCATGGTTATATCTCAAGCCTCATAGTTCCCCTTTATTTGGTTCACAATCAACTGTGAGTTATCGAACACTATCAAATCTTGAATTTGAAACTCTCAAGCAAGCCAAAGCTTCGAAGTGTCTCATATTCAATTTTGTTGTTAGAGATTTTGAACTTGAAGTAAGCTCGCTTAGAATCTCGCCCGAGGTAGAGGAAGTGAGCTACAACAACTTGGTAAGGTAATCCTTCAGCTTCTTAAATGTATTTTGGCACTCCTTGATCCAAAGGAAACCCTTTAGGTCCTTCAATTCCCGAAAGAAAGGTAAACACCTACTGTCAGATCAGGATAAGAATTGACTAAGTGCCATAAGTCGACCCGTTGACTATTGAACCTTCTTTATTGACCGAGATGGATGCATCTCTAAAATGACTCGTTCTCTCTCAAGTTTTATATCTATTTCTCTTTGATGGATAATGAACTTGAGGAATTTCCCTAAGTTAACTTTGAAGATGCATTTGGTTGAATTGAGAtgtatattaaactttttcataaCTTGAAATGTCTCGATCAACTATGCGAGTCAATCATCTTACTTTTTACTATCATGTCATCTATATAAACTTCAATATTCCTCCCAATCTTATGcttgaatattttatttattatcttttGATATATTGCTCTTGTATTTTTATACCCGAAGGGCATTACTCAGTAGCAATATATGCCTCAATCTATGATAAATAAAGTATATTATTGATCCTCCATCACCTTTTTATTTTGTTATACCCTAAGAATATATCTATAAAGGTGAGAAGCTCATGACTCAAGGTAGCATCCATCAACTAATCAATCTAAGAAATGAGATAATTATCCTTTGGGCATGCTTTATTGAGATCAATATAGTCGACATATATCCACTAGTTTCTATTAGATTATTTAACATGTATAACGTTGGTGAGCTGTTGGGGGTACTACATATCGAGATTAAACCTTGCTCCTAACAACTTATTTACCTCCTCACTAATTGTTTGTTGGTGGTCCAGCACAAACTTATGAGGCTTTTGCTTTACTAGTCACACCTCAGAAAAATTGTTCAAGTGAAATTGAGCTATGTTGGGATCGATTCCTGGCATATCTCTTGGGAAATTGATAAGCTACATATGCTTCTTCTTGGGAAGGGTCCCCTTGACCTTAATAGTTTGGTTGGGTTGAGCTTTGTCTAAAGGCAACTCGATTGGTACTCCATTGGCTTAAGATGTGGGGATAAACTTGGATAAGTCTCAGGTCGAGCTTTCTTTGGTAGAGAGACTACCATTAGGTAGCATTAGTATGACTCCCTTAAATTACTTTTTAGCTCTTTAATCTCAACTCTCCTTAAGAATTTTATCATATAtgataagtcaacaccatcactcTTAGTCTATTCAATGTTGGTCGACTTATGATTGTGTTGTATGTCAAGAGGATATTCATTACTATAAACTTAGCTAATATTGTTTTGGAGTAAAGCTCATTGTCGAATATAATGTGCATGTTTACAGTCTTTAGAGGTTAGATGGAGTTACCAGTGAACCCTGACAATGAAAAAGTCATTGAGGTAAGATCGTTAGTTGACATCTTAAGTTTTCGAAAAGCATCAAAGTAGAGGATATCAATAGAGCAATCTATGTCAATCATGACCCTCTTACCCAAGTATTAATTATTCTCACAAAGACCACCAAGGCATCAATATGATTTGGGTCGAGGCACTCTACCTCTTATCGCTTGAAGGTTATTTTCATGTTACCCTCCATCCTTAGACATTTTTTAATGGTAGCTTAAATATAAGCTTTATAAGCTAAGGAGCTTTTCGCTCATCTCCCCCCTCCCCTCGAGGTGGGTCTATCAATGATGACATCAATATATTTCTCCATTAGCCCTTAAGGACAAGGTGTGAGTTCTCGGTGCTTGCGAATGAACCACATAAGATGCTTCGAATATATTAGTTCTTCAATTTGCTCTTTCAAGTCATAGCAATCTTTAGTATCATAGCCATAATTTTGGTAGAACTAATAGTATTTGGACTTGTCTTTTTTTTCGTCAACAAGGTCTTCATTGGATGAGGGTCCCCAAAGAGCCTCTTATCTTTTATTtgtagaaaaaaattaattctattTATATTTAGGAGGGTCAGCTTAAACTCTAGGTGAGATAACTCAGGTCGTTCATTTCACCTCCATTATGGTGAGCTCAAAGTTGGGGTTGATTATAGCTACTGTTGCTTTGGCCTCTTCCGTAATTTCTCATGCTTGCTTAAGATCATTGCTTCAACGATAGTATATTGATTAACTCTTTGAAGTGTCTCGAGTATAATCGTTGATAGTCTTTTTATCAATAACCAAAAGAGACAAGAGAGATTGTGCCCTATTATAAATATCTGTATTATAAGTAATAGATGAGTGTCTACTATGCCTCGAATTTCATTGGCGAATCGAGTGATAAAGACTGTGAGTATTTCTTTCTCCCCCTAATTTAGTCTGAGAAATGTTGCCATTGAGGGCTAAGGATATACATTCTTGAGGAAGTAAAATTTGTACATTAGTTGGGAGAAAGAACAAATGAAAAATAACTTCAAGTGAGCATATCATTCTTGTGTTAGACCTCCTAATATGATTGAGAATGtacaatatattatgacatcCGATATACCATATACAAAGTTATAATATGCTATATCGGATCAACACTACCATTGAACACCTCCAATGATAGGAGAAAGAAACTCATTAGAATCCATTCCTCTTAGATTTTTTGGGTGAACGATGATCAACCCAAGGTGGGGTCAATCAATGcttctcttttttattattaaatctcTCATCACATTTCGTCCGAACATCAATCTATCTATCATAGTTAGATACCAGGGAGTCCTCTATTGACTTTGCTGCTTGGGCCTCAGATTCAGGTAAGATAGATTGAGGGTGATGCGGTCAATTAGCACTTCCCTTTTTTATAATTAAAGCTCTCATTGTATCTCCTGCAAACGTCAGTCCATCTATCATAGTTAAATCCATATAGAGTCCTCCATCGAGTTTGCTGcttaagtcttgaattcaagctaGGTAAATTGAGGGTGATATGATTTGTTGAATTTCACGATTGAGGACCGAAGCATCCCTTCAATTGACGATTTAATAGGCCTCGGGTACTTTTGAAATATTAACATTGCATCAGGTCGAGGAATCTTAACAAGTGTTAGTGGTAGTGGACCTACGGATTATAGTTAAGTTGGTGGCACCACCTATTGGGTCAACTAGGGCAAAAGTGGAGCACGATCTTTTATCAAACCTGTTAGCATCTACACATACTGAGTGAGACTTAAGAATACCTCAGTGAGGGACCAGTATTCCACCGGTGTATATGTTGAGGTATATACATTGATATATTGATAGAATGATTTTTATCTCCATTTGGTAAAAGTACTATAGGTTAGAGGTAGAGTCTCTTTAGTTGAGTATTCGTTGAGAGAATCGGTAGGTGAACATTCTTATGGTATTGAGCATTTTTTTTCTAATACTAAAAATGTTATAGAAAGATATTATAATCATAACTGTGTAACACGATCATGCGTGGTTTTCATCCTCGTACGTTCTAATCAAACACAAActtcaaaagaaataaaataacatgTAATTTAGAAAAGAGAAAAATGAACATATACAAAAATCCTTAAATTAGAAACATCAACTGGTAATTGCCCACAGGAGACATCATTCTagacatgatggtattgtttctcCAGAACAAAACAAAAAATCTGTGATTTCTAGACAACACATGACTTTTTCTAATAAAACAAAAGCAGGAgaagaaacaaatacttggcatttaTGCCCCAAAGTCATTGTTCGCACTCAGACCTACAATTCAAACTGTCCTCATGGCATCATCTTTGAACTCTACCCACTGCAGTTACCCCATAGCTGAAGGATTAATAGTATAAGAAGCTAATTCTTCTCCTACAAATGATGTTGGACTAAATTAGTTCTAATGCAATGATAACATATATTAGTTAGATGCTATATCATGTTTTAGGATAGTGTTTCAATTtactagtctctctctctctctgctacaACCCTGAAAACAATCCTCTCAAGGATGTGGTGCTGCATGTGTTATGCTCATAAATATGAAGCATAGAACAAGTGAGCCCCTTTGTGTTGGCATTTAAGACCCTGAAGGACACAGTTGCATCCAAACTGTAGTAATGAACAATGTTACAAGAGTGAACAAATTAGGCAGCTGATAAAGAATTAGATAGATGTTATTGTCCAGATTGTGAGGGAGGCAACCATCTGAAATGGATCGGATACAAATCTCTGCTAAGCCATGTCCTTTCTACAAGAAATTTGAATGCATTCTTCTGCAGCCCACCAACCATTTCCCTGACTCCATTTATTTTCTTGTTCAGTGCTATTAATCCAAGCTGCTAACTTTCATTCACCTGCGTATAAATAGACATGCACTCTTCCTGTCACTCCTCACTACTGTTCATCTACTCATTCCTCCTCTGCCACTTTGAGCTTGGTTTGGTAGTACACGGAGGGGAGTATGAAGAAAGGGAAACTTCTTCTCATCTTCTTTCTGCTCATATGGCTGGTTTCTCAGCAACCTGTCACTAGCGTTGTTGACGAGAAGAGTAATGTGTCTCCTTCACAGTAAGCATTGGTGTGAAGAGTTAATGCGACTTGTGACACAACGTTTGCTTTGCATGGTGCAGACTCACAGAGCACTCCATGCACGACGCCGTCGCatggaggtggcggcggcggcggtgtgcCGTCTCAAGGTGCACCTTCTTCTCAGGTCACCACCGCCCCTCCATCTCCTACACTCGTGCCACCTCCGGGGACACCGATCACCGATTCCAATCCCTCACCATTCACCTGCGAGTAAGAGCTAGCGGCATCTCCGTCTCATCCTTCTGAGCCTATTGGTTTCCGACCTCGTTCATGCATTGATCTGTGTTTGTAGCTACTGGAGAACGCACCCGGAAGCAATACTGGCTCTCTTCGGGTTCTGGTGCACCTTGGGCCAACTCTTAGGCACGCCGGCAACTTACGCTTTGGGGCGGAACCCCAGCGTGCTGGAGGCGCTATCGAACACCCGCGCCGACGGGATCGGAGCTCTGTACCGGGAAGGGACTGCGTCGTTCCTGAACTCACTGGTGAGCAGGAGCTTCGTCTTCACGGCCCGGCAAGTCAGGGATGCATTCAACGCCGCGGTGGTCTCCAACAGCGCCGCAGCAGCGCAGGCAGAGCTCTTCAAGAGGGCCAACGAGGGCCACCTCGTGAAGCACCATTAGGCTGTGTTTAGCGCCATTGTTCATCTCCTCGTTCATCTCCTTCTCGCTCTTCTCATCGTGAAGCTCTGCTTGTGTGTTGCTGCTAGCCAGTGTGCTTAGGCTCGTGTTTGTTTCCTACTGTAAGTTGTGTGTCTGCTAATGTAGCAACTCCATTATCTTCCGCTTCTACCTTGTCATGGAGATGGTCTACGTTAATCAGAACTTGAAGTAGTCGGTGAAATTTAAAGATAAATATGTTAAGCTATTTAATTAAATCTTTAGTATATCTTATCACAAATTACAGGACCACATAATCTAATAATTTCTCATTCAATAATTAAATTAGAATATAGTATAAAAGGTAAATAATTCTTTGCATTAGGCTGCATATCTTTTCCGAtgctcaaattaaaacatacatgtcCAAAAATTGAAGAAATTTAGAGAAGAGTCCTAAGATTTTTAGAATATGAATCCTCATAaacaatattatttattttaatatgaatTTTATCAAACATGAGTTACTTTCAATTCCACTTGTTGAATAttcattaaattaaaattaaaattaaaattaaaattaagaaaaaaaacgtgagattttttttattttaatatttttcgaGGGGCAATTTACAAAATTGACGCTCTAAATAGTAGATTAATAAATCAGTCACAAATTGAGATATTGAATTTAAAAAAGAAATCATgggatcgtagtccacctcaaacttccactatcactaataataataacaagtttACAATAAGTTTTCTCCAAAAGAACCAAAGGATCATAATAACAAtaaaaacacatatcttgacgcTGAACATTAACATATTatcttcataaaaagaaaattttaggtctcacaaaataggtatagcaggaaagtaccttagagagaatAAATTGTAGATCGGTACCATTAAGATTATAAAACTTGTTACAAaaattcttcatataaaatttgaaCCAAAATTGGTACCATTAAGATTACAAAACTTGTTACAAgaattcttcatataaaatttgagccaaaacCAACAAAATTTAGTTGCTCGATCATCTACGGAAAGCCCCCAACAAACCTTAACTTTTTTTCACCTTTTCTCTTTTCTCTATGTTTCTTTCTCACGTTGTCGCTATTTTTGCTGCAAGCACGCCTTGCCAGTTCGCTGCAGTAAGtgtatgtcctttttttttttaataaatcagaatTGGGCTTACTTTTCAAATTATCTAGTTCAAACCCACATATAGGTTAGACCAAATAATTcttcccctccagctcatatggtgggctatacTAAACCCGCTTTTTACCTATAtagttcaagcttctccttagacaAAAACTTTATCAATATATCTGATCCATTTTCATTCGTATGCATCTTTTCCAAGTGCAATTCTTTTGTCTCAAGCACATCACAATCTAGTGATATCTAACATCAATATACTTGATCAAGAATGGTAtgctgaattcttggagaggtgaatgacacattaactatcatag comes from Musa acuminata AAA Group cultivar baxijiao chromosome BXJ3-3, Cavendish_Baxijiao_AAA, whole genome shotgun sequence and encodes:
- the LOC135633222 gene encoding protodermal factor 1-like yields the protein MKKGKLLLIFFLLIWLVSQQPVTSVVDEKNSQSTPCTTPSHGGGGGGGVPSQGAPSSQVTTAPPSPTLVPPPGTPITDSNPSPFTCDYWRTHPEAILALFGFWCTLGQLLGTPATYALGRNPSVLEALSNTRADGIGALYREGTASFLNSLVSRSFVFTARQVRDAFNAAVVSNSAAAAQAELFKRANEGHLVKHH